One stretch of Rhea pennata isolate bPtePen1 chromosome 23, bPtePen1.pri, whole genome shotgun sequence DNA includes these proteins:
- the COL8A2 gene encoding collagen alpha-2(VIII) chain, translated as MLPDAVALLLLLLLAGLRSAAGGGAAGYAQVKYLQPMVKGPLGPPFREGKGQYLDMPPMLPMDLKGEPGPPGKPGPRGPPGPPGYPGKPGMGKPGMHGQPGPAGPPGFSGIGKPGIPGLPGKAGMKGMPGAKGEPGMRGEQGPRGLPGPPGLPGPAGISVNGKPGPQGGPGLPGFRGEPGPKGEPGPRGERGLKGENGVGKPGLPGPRGNGGPPGPAGPPGPAGVGKPGLDGLPGAPGEKGDMGPPGGPGLNGEPGPMGPRGPPGVDGIGVPGAAGVPGMQGPVGPKGEPGIRGLPGLPGPTGYGKPGLPGLKGDRGQPGAPGAIGDKGEPGVDGEPGEPGPAGVIGAPGPPGSMGLPGKHGLPGSKGDAGPSGPPGMPGMRGDQGPNGFAGKPGVPGERGLPGSQGPPGPAGPKGEPGFIGLPGVPGLTGGPGPKGDGGIPGQPGLRGPSGIPGLQGPAGPMGPQGLPGLKGEPGLPGAPGEGKTGEPGVAGPIGPPGMPGTPGLNGPPGPPGPPGPPGAPGVFDETGIAGLHLPDGGVEGAVLGNGKPGKPQYGRGELSARIAPAFTAILTSPFPASGMPVKFDRTLYNGHNGYSPVTGIFTCPISGIYYFAYHVHVKGTNVWVALYKNNVPATYTYDEYKKGYLDQASGSAVLELKENDQVWVQMPSDQANGLYSTEYIHSSFSGFLLCPT; from the exons ATGCTGCCGGACGCTGtcgcgctgctgctgctgctgctgctggccggCCTCCGCTcggcggcgggaggaggagcGGCGGGATACGCGCAGGTGAAATACCTGCAGCCCATGGTGAAAGGCCCCCTGGGCCCCCCCTTCCGGGAAGGCAAAGGGCAGTACCTAG ACATGCCGCCCATGCTGCCAATGGACCTCAAAGGGGAGCCCGGACCGCCAGGGAAGCCAGGCCCACGcgggccccccggcccccccggctACCCAGGAAAGCCGGGCATGGGGAAACCAGGAATGCACGGCCAGCCCGGgcccgccgggccccccggCTTCTCGGGGATTGGGAAACCAGGCATCCCGGGACTCCCAGGAAAAGCGGGTATGAAAGGGATGCCCGGAGCCAAAGGCGAACCCGGCATGAGAGGAGAGCAAGGGCCCCGGGGACTGCCAGGCCCGCCGGGACTGCCGGGGCCAGCCGGCATCTCGGTCAACGGGAAACCGGGCCCCCAGGGCGGTCCCGGCCTGCCGGGCTTCCGGGGCGAGCCGGGCCCGAAGGGAGAGCCCGGTCCCCGCGGAGAGCGAGGCCTGAAGGGTGAAAACGGAGTGGGGAAGCCGGgcctgccggggccgcggggcaaCGGGggccctcccggccccgcggggcccccaGGGCCCGCCGGCGTCGGGAAGCCCGGCCTCGACGGCCTGCCGGGCGCTCCGGGGGAGAAGGGCGACATGGGCCCGCCGGGCGGGCCCGGGCTCAACGGGGAGCCGGGCCCCAtggggccccggggcccccccggCGTCGACGGGATCGGCGTTCCCGGCGCAGCGGGGGTGCCGGGGATGCAGGGCCCCGTGGGGCCCAAGGGAGAACCCGGGATCCGCGGGCTCCCCGGCTTGCCCGGGCCGACGGGCTACGGGAAGCCGGGCTTGCCCGGCCTGAAAGGGGACCGCGGGCAGCCTGGGGCGCCCGGCGCCATCGGCGACAAGGGGGAACCCGGCGTCGACGGGGAGCCGGGGgagccgggccccgcgggcgtcatcggggcgccgggcccgccGGGCTCCATGGGCCTGCCGGGCAAACACGGGCTGCCGGGCTCCAAAGGCGAcgcggggccgagcgggccCCCGGGAATGCCGGGCATGCGCGGCGACCAGGGCCCCAACGGCTTCGCGGGGAAGCCAGGGGTGCCAGGAGAAAGGGGCCTGCCCGGGTCGCAGGGACCCCCCGGCCCAGCGGGCCCGAAAGGAGAGCCGGGTTTCATCGGCCTTCCAGGGGTGCCGGGATTAACGGGCGGCCCTGGGCCGAAAGGGGACGGTGGGATCCCGGGGCAGCCCGGCCTGAGGGGCCCCTCGGGTATCCCCGGCTTGCAGGGACCTGCTGGCCCCATGGGGCCGCAGGGGCTCCCGGGGCTGAAAGGGGAGCCCGGCCtgcccggcgctcccggcgaGGGCAAGACCGGCGAGCCTGGCGTGGCCGGACCCATCGGCCCGCCGGGAATGCCGGGAACGCCGGGGCTGAACGGGCCGCCGGgtcccccggggccgccggggccgccgggggcgcCCGGGGTGTTCGACGAGACGGGCATCGCGGGGCTGCACTTGCCGGACGGAGGCGTGGAGGGGGCCGTGCTGGGGAACGGCAAGCCCGGGAAGCCGCAGTACGGCCGAGGAGAGCTCTCCGCCCGGATAGCGCCCGCCTTCACCGCCATCCTCACCTCTCCCTTCCCGGCGTCCGGCATGCCGGTCAAGTTTGACCGGACTTTGTATAACGGGCACAACGGCTACAGCCCCGTCACCGGGATATTCACCTGTCCCATATCCGGCATCTATTACTTTGCCTACCACGTGCATGTCAAAGGGACTAACGTCTGGGTGGCGCTTTATAAGAACAACGTGCCCGCCACCTACACTTACGACGAGTACAAAAAAGGCTACCTGGACCAAGCCTCAGGCAGCGCCGTGCTCGAACTCAAGGAGAATGACCAAGTCTGGGTACAAATGCCCTCGGACCAAGCCAACGGGCTGTACTCCACAGAATACATCCACTCCTCCTTCTCTGGGTTCCTGCTTTGCCCCACATAA